Proteins co-encoded in one Medicago truncatula cultivar Jemalong A17 chromosome 8, MtrunA17r5.0-ANR, whole genome shotgun sequence genomic window:
- the LOC25501869 gene encoding protein SCAI homolog isoform X1, whose translation MSEDNDLTLQTFRALVENADHKFARVRDVPAYGRVNQNHFFHKVFKAYTRLWKYQQENRAKLIQCGLKRWEIGEIASRIGQLYFGQYMRASETRFLVEAYVFYEAILSRRYFEGSESKDLGVRSKELRFYARFLLVSLILNRVEMVKHLMDRFVALVDDCKSTFRDTNFKEWKLVVQEIVRFTKADKGFSIRPMRYCATFDSHQASLPYVARFHAKRVLKFHDALLASYHRNEVKFAELTLDVYRMLQCLEWEPSGSFYQKRIVRPKENGDVIDHSGASGIIDMNLAADMIDPNIPSNPTKATLYRPSVTHVIAVMATICEELPPDSVVLVYLSAPGKAGVNNGGSSKYSRHKVLSQSSDELNSGMSEFQNNGKRESSCHQDDFLWFGPKGNSGSNNLYPGDLIPFTRKPLFLIIDSDNSHAFKELHGAERGETAALFLSPLRPTFKKPADVNIHNGSQFTFFLTAPLSAFCEMIGLIPNEADTDVYNDAENIITNAFSEWEVILCSSTIMDLVWAQVITDPFLRRLILRFIFCRSVISFFCPPEESELHLPLCLPHLPTSVAPKSEAVRSVVVQLAKHFDVADSFHFTDNT comes from the exons ATGTCTGAAGACAACGACCTCACGCTACAAACTTTCCGAGCTCTAGTCGAAAACGCGGACCACAAATTCGCTAGGGTTCGCGACGTACCAGCCTACGGTCGCGTTAATCAGAATCACTTCTTCCACAAAGTTTTCAAAGCTTACACGCGCTTATGGAAGTACCAGCAAGAAAATCGCGCGAAGCTGATTCAGTGTGGTCTCAAACGATGGGAAATCGGCGAGATCGCGAGCCGAATTGGTCAACTCTACTTCGGTCAGTATATGAGAGCTAGCGAAACTAGATTTCTCGTTGAAGCTTATGTTTTCTATGAAGCTATACTCAGTAGAAGGTACTTTGAAGGTTCTGAATCGAAAGATCTAGGAGTAAGGTCTAAGGAGTTGAGGTTTTATGCGAGATTTTTGTTGGTTTCGTTGATTTTGAACCGGGTTGAGATGGTTAAACATCTCATGGACCGGTTTGTGGCTTTGGTTGATGATTGCAAGAGTACTTTTCGG GATACTAACTTTAAAGAATGGAAGCTCGTGGTGCAAGAAATTGTTCGCTTCACAAAAGCAGACAAGGGCTTTAGCATCAGGCCTATGCGTTACTGTGCTACATTTGATTCTCATCAGGCTTCTCTTCCTTATGTAGCACGTTTTCATGCAAAAAGAGTTTTAAAATTTCATGATGCACTCTTAGCAAGCTATCATCGAAACGAG GTCAAATTTGCTGAACTTACATTGGACGTCTATAGAATGTTACAATGTTTAGAATGGGAGCCTAGTGGGTCATTCTACCAAAAGCGTATAGTTAGACCTAAGGAGAATGGTGATGTGATTGATCATTCAGGAGCTTCTGGGATAATAGACATGAACCTTGCTGCAGATATGATAGATCCAAATATACCTTCTAATCCTACAAAGGCTACCTTGTATCGTCCATCTGTGACACACGTGATAGCA GTTATGGCAACAATTTGCGAGGAGCTGCCACCAGACAGTGTTGTGCTGGTTTATCTTTCTGCCCCAG GGAAGGCTGGTGTTAATAATGGAGGGTCATCCAAATATTCAAGACACAAAGTCCTTTCTCAGTCTTCCGATGAACTGAACTCTGGAATGTCAGAATTTCAAAATAATGGCAAGAGGGAATCAAGTTGTCATCAGGACGATTTTTTGTGGTTTGGTCCCAAGGGAAATAGTG GTTCAAATAACCTCTACCCTGGCGATCTTATTCCCTTCACTCGGAAACCTCTTTTCTTGATTATTGACAGTGATAACAGCCATGCATTCAAG GAATTGCATGGTGCTGAAAGGGGAGAAACGGCTGCTCTATTTCTTTCACCTTTAAGGCCGACTTTTAAGAAACCAGCTGATGTAAATATACATAATGGAAGCCAATTTACTTTTTTCTTGACAGCTCCTTTATCAGCATTTTGCGAAATGATTGGTCTCATCCCTAATGAGGCTGATACA GATGTCTACAATGATGCTGAGAACATAATCACCAATGCTTTCTCCGAGTGGGAAGTAATTCTTTGCTCATCAACTATCATGGATTTAGTATGGGCACAAGTTATAACTGACCCATTTTTAAGGCGACTTATTTTAAG ATTCATATTCTGCCGATCCGTGATATCTTTTTTCTGCCCACCTGAGGAAAGTGAATTACATCTGCCGCTTTGCCTACCCCATCTGCCTACTTCTGTTGCACCAAAATCTGAAGCTGTGCGCTCAGTGGTCGTGCAACTTGCCAAGCACTTTGACGTTGCTGACTCCTTTCACTTTACTGATAATACATAA
- the LOC25501869 gene encoding protein SCAI isoform X2 has product MSEDNDLTLQTFRALVENADHKFARVRDVPAYGRVNQNHFFHKVFKAYTRLWKYQQENRAKLIQCGLKRWEIGEIASRIGQLYFGQYMRASETRFLVEAYVFYEAILSRRYFEGSESKDLGVRSKELRFYARFLLVSLILNRVEMVKHLMDRFVALVDDCKSTFRDTNFKEWKLVVQEIVRFTKADKGFSIRPMRYCATFDSHQASLPYVARFHAKRVLKFHDALLASYHRNEVKFAELTLDVYRMLQCLEWEPSGSFYQKRIVRPKENGDVIDHSGASGIIDMNLAADMIDPNIPSNPTKATLYRPSVTHVIAVMATICEELPPDSVVLVYLSAPGKAGVNNGGSSKYSRHKVLSQSSDELNSGMSEFQNNGKRESSCHQDDFLWFGPKGNSGSNNLYPGDLIPFTRKPLFLIIDSDNSHAFKAGIAWC; this is encoded by the exons ATGTCTGAAGACAACGACCTCACGCTACAAACTTTCCGAGCTCTAGTCGAAAACGCGGACCACAAATTCGCTAGGGTTCGCGACGTACCAGCCTACGGTCGCGTTAATCAGAATCACTTCTTCCACAAAGTTTTCAAAGCTTACACGCGCTTATGGAAGTACCAGCAAGAAAATCGCGCGAAGCTGATTCAGTGTGGTCTCAAACGATGGGAAATCGGCGAGATCGCGAGCCGAATTGGTCAACTCTACTTCGGTCAGTATATGAGAGCTAGCGAAACTAGATTTCTCGTTGAAGCTTATGTTTTCTATGAAGCTATACTCAGTAGAAGGTACTTTGAAGGTTCTGAATCGAAAGATCTAGGAGTAAGGTCTAAGGAGTTGAGGTTTTATGCGAGATTTTTGTTGGTTTCGTTGATTTTGAACCGGGTTGAGATGGTTAAACATCTCATGGACCGGTTTGTGGCTTTGGTTGATGATTGCAAGAGTACTTTTCGG GATACTAACTTTAAAGAATGGAAGCTCGTGGTGCAAGAAATTGTTCGCTTCACAAAAGCAGACAAGGGCTTTAGCATCAGGCCTATGCGTTACTGTGCTACATTTGATTCTCATCAGGCTTCTCTTCCTTATGTAGCACGTTTTCATGCAAAAAGAGTTTTAAAATTTCATGATGCACTCTTAGCAAGCTATCATCGAAACGAG GTCAAATTTGCTGAACTTACATTGGACGTCTATAGAATGTTACAATGTTTAGAATGGGAGCCTAGTGGGTCATTCTACCAAAAGCGTATAGTTAGACCTAAGGAGAATGGTGATGTGATTGATCATTCAGGAGCTTCTGGGATAATAGACATGAACCTTGCTGCAGATATGATAGATCCAAATATACCTTCTAATCCTACAAAGGCTACCTTGTATCGTCCATCTGTGACACACGTGATAGCA GTTATGGCAACAATTTGCGAGGAGCTGCCACCAGACAGTGTTGTGCTGGTTTATCTTTCTGCCCCAG GGAAGGCTGGTGTTAATAATGGAGGGTCATCCAAATATTCAAGACACAAAGTCCTTTCTCAGTCTTCCGATGAACTGAACTCTGGAATGTCAGAATTTCAAAATAATGGCAAGAGGGAATCAAGTTGTCATCAGGACGATTTTTTGTGGTTTGGTCCCAAGGGAAATAGTG GTTCAAATAACCTCTACCCTGGCGATCTTATTCCCTTCACTCGGAAACCTCTTTTCTTGATTATTGACAGTGATAACAGCCATGCATTCAAGGCAG GAATTGCATGGTGCTGA
- the LOC25501870 gene encoding pentatricopeptide repeat-containing protein At5g04780, mitochondrial: protein MAKLVKPTMKLKQQLREAIDLLFTRGPASSSDYTRLVLHCAQSNDFNQAKRLQSHMELQLFQPTDSFIHNQLLHLYAKCGKISDAQQLFDKMSKRDIYSWNALLSAYAKVGLVEDLNLVFDRMACRDSVSYNTMIACFASNWLSGKALRFFVRMQEDGFRPTQYSYVNALQACSQLLDFRLGKQIHGRVVVGEFEKNVFVWNAVTDLYAKCGDIDRARWLFDGMVNKNLVSWNLMISGYVKMGKPDECISFFNKMQLSGLKPDQVTVSSVLNAYFQSGRVDDARNMFDKIDKKDEICWTTMIVGYAQSGREEDALMLFSEMLRGNVRPDSHTISTVVSSCAKLASLYHGQAVHGKVILMGVDSNMLVSSALVDMYCKCGVPLDARVIFETMPIKNVIIWNSMILGYAQNGEAEEALTLYERMLQENFKPDNISFVGVLSACINTNMVKEGRKHFDSISEQGMTPTLDHYACMIILLGRSGNIDKALDLIKGMPHKPDCRIWSALLSVCSKGDIKTAEVAANHIFQLDPHNAGSYIMLSNLYAACGRWKDVAVVRSLMKSKNAKKFSAYSWVEIGKKVHRFVSDDHNHPEMEKIYSELNRLIGILQQIGYNPDTGIVLHNVGEEEKLRSISHHSEKLALAFSLIKKSNGAAPIRIIKNIRICDDCHEFMKFASIAITRPIIIRDSSRFHHFFGGKCSCKDHR from the coding sequence ATGGCCAAGTTAGTTAAACCAACAATGAAGCTCAAGCAACAGCTTCGTGAAGCCATAGATCTTCTATTCACTCGCGGTCCCGCTTCTTCTTCCGACTACACTCGTCTTGTTCTTCACTGTGCTCAATCCAATGACTTCAACCAAGCCAAAAGATTGCAATCTCACATGGAACTTCAACTTTTTCAACCTACCGATTCATTCATCCACAACCAACTCCTACATTTATATGCAAAATGTGGGAAAATCTCAGATGCACAACaactgtttgataaaatgtctaaGAGAGATATTTATTCTTGGAATGCACTTCTTTCTGCTTATGCAAAAGTGGGTTTGGTTGAGGATTTGAATTTGGTGTTTGATCGAATGGCTTGTCGTGATTCTGTTTCGTATAATACGATGATtgcttgttttgcaagtaattGGCTTTCTGGAAAAGCGTTGAGGTTTTTTGTGAGAATGCAGGAAGATGGATTTCGGCCGACTCAGTATTCTTATGTGAATGCGTTGCAAGCGTGTTCTCAGCTTTTGGATTTTAGGCTTGGGAAACAGATTCATGGGAGAGTTGTTGTTGGTGAGTTTGAGAAGAATGTTTTTGTTTGGAATGCTGTGACTGATTTGTATGCTAAGTGTGGTGATATTGATAGGGCGCGGTGGTTGTTTGATGGAATGGTTAATAAGAATCTTGTTTCGTGGAATTTGATGATCTCCGGATATGTGAAAATGGGGAAGCCTGATGAGTGTATTAGTTTCTTTAATAAGATGCAATTATCTGGTTTGAAACCTGACCAAGTTACGGTTTCTAGTGTTCTCAATGCTTACTTTCAATCTGGACGTGTAGATGATGCAAGGAATATGTTTgataaaatagataaaaaggATGAGATTTGTTGGACTACGATGATAGTTGGTTATGCACAAAGTGGAAGAGAGGAGGATGCTTTGATGTTGTTTAGTGAAATGCTTCGTGGAAACGTCAGACCTGACAGCCACACAATTTCTACTGTGGTAAGCTCTTGTGCCAAGTTAGCATCATTGTATCATGGTCAGGCCGTCCATGGAAAAGTTATTCTTATGGGTGTTGATAGTAACATGCTTGTATCAAGTGCACTTGTTGATATGTATTGCAAGTGTGGAGTCCCTTTGGATGCTCGGGTAATTTTCGAAACTATGCCTATTAAGAACGTGATCATCTGGAATTCCATGATTTTGGGTTATGCACAAAATGGGGAGGCTGAGGAGGCCTTGACTCTGTATGAAAGAATGCTGCAAGAAAATTTCAAACCCGACAATATCAGTTTTGTGGGAGTCTTATCTGCTTGTATAAATACTAATATGGTTAAAGAAGGACGTAAGCATTTCGATTCAATCAGTGAACAAGGAATGACACCGACGTTGGATCACTATGCATGCATGATTATTCTCCTTGGCCGGTCAGGTAATATCGATAAGGCATTGGATTTAATCAAAGGCATGCCTCACAAACCTGATTGCCGAATTTGGTCCGCTTTACTATCTGTTTGTTCCAAAGGCGACATAAAGACTGCAGAGGTTGCGGCTAATCATATATTTCAATTGGATCCACATAATGCTGGATCTTATATTATGCTTTCCAATTTGTATGCTGCTTGTGGGAGATGGAAAGATGTAGCTGTTGTAAGATCTCTTATGAAGAGCAAAAATGCAAAGAAGTTTTCTGCATACAGTTGGGTTGAAATTGGGAAAAAAGTCCACAGATTTGTTTCCGATGATCACAATCATCCAGAAATGGAAAAAATCTACAGTGAATTGAACAGATTGATTGGAATATTGCAACAAATTGGGTATAATCCAGATACGGGCATAGTTCTTCATAATGTGGGAGAGGAAGAAAAATTGAGATCCATCTCGCACCATAGTGAGAAACTTGCCCTTGcgttttctttaataaaaaagtcCAATGGAGCTGCGCCAATACGGATCATAAAGAATATACGTATCTGCGATGACTGTCATGAATTTATGAAGTTTGCATCGATTGCTATTACTCGGCCAATCATTATAAGAGATTCAAGCAGGTTTCATCATTTCTTTGGTGGAAAGTGTTCTTGCAAGGACCACAGGTAA